The following are encoded in a window of Manihot esculenta cultivar AM560-2 chromosome 8, M.esculenta_v8, whole genome shotgun sequence genomic DNA:
- the LOC110620329 gene encoding uncharacterized protein LOC110620329: MVESHYLTLLWIWDKRVAKIHWLRSSHSCDQITGAFFNRILLSMQMDMQAHLSYSFSSSRVGKFSPPSFSNYYPLRPFCSRDQKSRDPNPDGGDNGDKFSTDWDKAWSNFRKQGKKTLFSQFSPNKYVSWNPRRSDYPLSEEVDPIKRTERSNLMLWTSPRFTLVGAILVVTFLLVYTILYPIK, translated from the exons ATGGTAGAATCTCACTATCTGACTCTTCTGTGGATTTGGGATAAGAGAGTTGCCAAAATCCATTGGCTGAGGAGTTCTCACTCCTGCGATCAAATCACTGGGGCTTTCTTCAATCGAATCCTTCTTTCGATGCAAATGGATATGCAAGCTCATCTCTCTTATAGCTTCTCTTCGTCGAGAGTAGGAAAATTTTcacctccttccttttctaatTACTATCCTCTCAGACCATTCTGCTCACGAGATCAGAAGTCCCGGGACCCCAATCCAGACGGCGGCGACAATG GTGATAAATTCTCAACAGACTGGGATAAGGCCTGGTCAAACTTCAGAAAACAGGGGAAGAAAACCCTCTTCTCTCAGTTCTCTCCGAACAAGTATGTGAGTTGGAATCCTAGGCGGTCAGATTACCCTCTATCTGAAGAGGTTGATCCTATCAAGAGGACGGAGAGGTCGAACCTCATGTTATGGACCAGTCCAAGGTTTACTCTAGTGGGGGCCATACTAGTAGTCACATTTCTTTTGGTCTACACCATTCTTTATCCAATTAAATGA
- the LOC110620060 gene encoding mediator of RNA polymerase II transcription subunit 4 has product MLQHQIVQSPARLGLTNPTSPSLQNNPPPKFPSSSSQLPPPHHHQQQQHPPNPSAATSSALLPLLPPLRRAQSLLLQMASLSSKLFEVSPNRSLWHSTVRGSLPTFLSSLTQSMPPPPLESNPSSTKEILSLFTSLQTQLFEAVAELQEILDLQDAKQRIARDIKSKDTALLNFANKLKEAEGVLDVLVDDYSDYRRPKRAKSKSSEDDDVSNTTVASQLDLSDILSFSHRISYTTFAPPDFGAGQAPLRGALPPAPQEEQMRASQLYAFADLDVGLPKKVETKEKTIEAIIEPPPPPQPAETNPPANLATFQGLLPPNFTIPPGWKPGMPVVLPTDLPPPPPGWKPGDPLPPLESLPIPRMVEQQLQPVAPQGLHKPPETIQVRHVQIDIVDQDDDSSDYSSDDGSSDDED; this is encoded by the coding sequence ATGCTTCAACACCAAATTGTACAGTCTCCGGCGAGACTCGGACTCACAAACCCCACCTCACCTTCTCTTCAAAACAATCCCCCTCCCAAATTCCCATCTTCATCCTCTCAACTACCACCTCCCCACCACCATCAGCAGCAGCAACATCCTCCAAATCCCTCCGCCGCCACATCCTCCGCTCTCCTCCCCCTTCTTCCTCCTCTCCGCAGAGCCCAGTCTCTTCTGCTCCAGATGGCCTCCTTATCTTCCAAATTGTTCGAAGTCTCCCCCAATCGATCCCTTTGGCACTCCACCGTTCGCGGATCGCTACCTACATTCCTCTCCTCATTGACCCAATCAATGCCTCCACCTCCCCTCGAATCCAATCCTTCCTCCACTAAAGaaattctctctcttttcaCTTCCCTCCAGACCCAACTCTTCGAAGCTGTGGCTGAGCTTCAGGAAATCCTCGACCTTCAAGATGCCAAGCAAAGAATCGCCCGGGATATCAAATCCAAAGACACTGCGCTTCTCAACTTCGCCAATAAGCTCAAAGAAGCCGAAGGAGTCCTCGATGTCCTCGTTGATGATTACTCTGATTATCGCCGTCCCAAACGAGCAAAATCAAAATCATCAGAGGATGATGATGTGAGCAACACCACTGTTGCCTCTCAGCTCGATTTGTCggatattttatctttttctcaTCGGATAAGTTACACTACTTTTGCGCCGCCGGATTTTGGTGCTGGGCAGGCTCCGCTTCGCGGGGCCCTTCCTCCTGCTCCGCAAGAAGAGCAAATGCGAGCTTCTCAGTTGTACGCATTTGCTGACCTTGATGTGGGATTGCCTAAAAAGGTTGAGACTAAGGAGAAAACCATTGAGGCTATCATTGAGCCTCCCCCACCTCCACAGCCAGCCGAGACAAATCCGCCTGCCAATTTGGCTACCTTTCAGGGCTTGCTTCCTCCCAATTTCACAATTCCGCCTGGGTGGAAACCTGGGATGCCAGTGGTTTTGCCTACAGATTTACCCCCTCCACCACCAGGATGGAAGCCTGGGGACCCATTGCCTCCATTGGAGTCTCTTCCTATTCCTAGGATGGTGGAGCAACAATTGCAGCCAGTTGCTCCTCAGGGATTGCATAAGCCACCTGAAACAATACAGGTTCGGCATGTACAGATTGATATTGTTGATCAGGATGACGATAGTAGTGATTACAGCAGCGATGACGGAAGTTCAGATGATGAAGATTGA
- the LOC110608336 gene encoding ribonucleases P/MRP protein subunit POP1-like encodes MAGDGSKSSEVSAIPPRKINVQKFVESRASELETLHSIVSDRLNNDFRSRRNKRRRTTAYDNQNAKKRDKRRRKFGIAIDRSNNVASEQNQERLPHRRVRRRVELRRNSKSGFSTSSEGTKRLRTYLWHSKRFTMTKLWGFHLPLGLQGRGRGSRASLKWYKHGALVHNASYYTAVQLEGPEDSLTSILRMVLEPSSSTQSEEITNTILSGCIYGTAMLHHVGAPVSELIAPVTYMWRPYHLPNGENGGSHCNSDGCNESTSSESFSSHRQLWVLIHASAFNEGYDALKFACQKLMSESGILINCISLEGELAKLEVMGSKAFQLLQKILHPVYCDSKNSWQLRKCAVEDADHDSKLKNPSILENEENMSSCSMFPFTVRDPRAMSETKIGDVSVAAATTMNYVSEDEPRKDVTPLGNPEKIEDLLWQPCSKPEGDSSFSNKGDLWDAACRISLPVEDNVLCLEKHRLRMDFICLDDAKSGMPSTAVDVHGSRSCPIVLLKHNNGMGSFMGWSIIMPLCWVKVFWISFISKGARAIGLREKRWIACEVGLPFFPSDFPDCNPYLSSKAIESAAIDQKAERLCPAVRSLKVPVPPPWNSVRIAVQVASSSHAKDMISGNSMSIFRCDHSDITSLRVDGNSFDGIVARTSNMLADFMNEIYGDCSLLFPQAPNWKMKFLESINDESKLGQLQNGIMRMNSNHQLCFVRVLLHAYKKGVFEEGAVVCAPCLSDVSLLTSRSENNETGF; translated from the exons ATGGCTGGCGATGGAAGCAAAAGCAGTGAAGTCTCAGCAATTCCACCTCGAAAAATCAATGTGCAGAAATTTGTAGAATCGCGCGCTTCTGAGCTCGAGACTCTTCACTCAATAGTATCAGACCGGTTGAACAACGATTTCCGATCTCGAAGAAACAAGAGAAGAAGAACCACTGCGTATGACAATCAAAATGCAAAGAAGAGAGATAAAAGAAGGAGAAAATTTGGAATAGCTATTGATAGAAGCAATAATGTGGCTTCGGAGCAAAACCAGGAAAGGCTTCCTCATCGTCGCGTTCGGCGGAGAGTTGAACTTAGAAGGAATTCTAAAAGTGGTTTCTCTACTTCCAGCGAAGGGACAAAGAGGCTGAGAACGTATCTTTGGCATTCGAAGAGGTTCACAATGACAAAGCTTTGGGGTTTCCACCTTCCCCTGGGTTTGCAGGGCAG AGGAAGGGGGTCTCGAGCTTCATTGAAGTGGTACAAGCATGGGGCTCTTGTGCATAATGCAAGCTATTATACTGCTGTCCAGTTGGAGGGTCCAGAG GATTCATTAACGTCAATCCTAAGGATGGTGCTCGAGCCTTCTTCATCAACTCAATCTGAGGAAATTACAAATACTATTCTTTCTGGTTGTATCTATGGAACCGCCATG CTTCATCATGTTGGAGCGCCTGTTTCTGAGTTGATAGCTCCTGTGACTTATATGTGGCGACCTTATCATCTTCCGAATGGAGAAAATGGTGGTAGTCACTGTAATTCTGATGGATGCAATGAGTCGACAAGTTCTGAATCATTTTCTTCCCATCGCCAGCTTTGGGTGTTGATACATGCTTCAGCTTTCAATGAGGGATATGATGCTCTAAAATTTGCTTGTCAGAAACTT ATGAGTGAGAGTGGCATCTTGATCAATTGCATTTCACTTGAAGGCGAACTTGCAAAACTAGAGGTAATGGGATCGAAGGCATTTCAACTTCTTCAAAAGATATTACATCCTGTTTATTG TGATTCAAAGAATTCCTGGCAACTGAGGAAATGTGCTGTTGAAGATGCGGATCATGATTCCAAGCTTAAGAATCCTTCTATACTAGAAAATGAGGAGAATATGTCTTCATGTTCTATGTTTCCTTTTACAGTCAGGGATCCTCGAGCAATGTCTGAGACAAAGATCGGTGATGTTTCTGTGGCAGCTGCTACCACAATGAATTATGTGTCTGAAGATGAACCTAGAAAGGATGTCACTCCACTGGGAAATCCAGAAAAGATTGAAGATTTACTTTGGCAACCATGTTCAAAACCTGAAGGGGATAGCAGTTTCTCTAACAAAGGGGATCTGTGGGATGCAGCTTGCAGAATAAGTCTCCCTGTGGAAGATAATGTTCTTTGCTTGGAAAAACATCGTTTACGTATGGATTTCATTTGCCTTGATGATGCAAAATCAGGGATGCCGAGTACTGCAGTTGATGTTCATGGTTCAAGATCTTGCCCTATTGTTCTTCTTAAACACAACAATGGAATGGGCTCATTCATGGG ATGGTCAATAATAATGCCCTTGTGCTGGGTCAAGGTCTTTTGGATATCTTTCATCTCCAAAGGAGCTCGTGCCATAGGTCTTAGAGAGAAACGATGGATTGCATGTGAA GTAGGGTTACCCTTTTTTCCTTCAGATTTTCCTGACTGTAATCCATACCTCTCTTCTAAGGCAATTGAAAGTGCTGCCATAGACCAAAAAGCAGAACGACTATGTCCTGCTGTAAGATCCTTGAAAGTGCCTGTTCCACCCCCATGGAATAGCGTCCGCATTGCTGTGCAAGTGGCTTCAAGTTCTCATGCAAAAGACATGATTAGTGGCAATTCAATGTCAATCTTTAGATGTGATCATAGTGATATAACATCACTCAGGGTTGATGGTAACTCATTTGATGGAATTGTAGCAAGGACATCCAATATGTTGGCTGATTTTATGAATGAAATATATGGTGATTGTTCACTTTTATTCCCTCAAGCTCCAAACTGGAAGATGAAGTTTCTAGAGTCTATCAATGATGAAAGTAAACTTGGTCAACTTCAAAATGGTATTATGCGAATGAATTCTAACCATCAATTGTGCTTTGTTAGAGTTCTTCTCCATGCATATAAAAAAGGTGTTTTTGAAGAGGGAGCAGTTGTATGTGCACCTTGTCTCAGTGATGTGTCACTATTGACTTCCAG GTCAGAAAATAATGAGACTGGTTTTTAG